From a single Mycolicibacterium mengxianglii genomic region:
- a CDS encoding NAD-dependent epimerase/dehydratase family protein, giving the protein MVTGGAGFVGRELVRILSTKADVLVADLLRYGAPDWLTRDDANFSFSRVDIRDAAATRALIEDFQPDVIVHLAAIHYIPECDADPANAVTTNVTGTVNVLAGCPSGVRFVFASSGAVYEPDEAPHREFESALNPADIYGITKLHGEHYVRAFAADRGVTASIVRLFNVIGPGETNPHLLPAIVAQLREGPSSINLGNTWPKRDYIDVLDAANGFAAVALGRNSEGVDCETVNLGSGQQYSVDDILTRMRSVLGLHFEVRQDPARMRAVDRPFLGADISHIGEVFGWQPMHELDETLKRTWANPEFLPDLQGRLT; this is encoded by the coding sequence ATGGTAACGGGTGGAGCGGGTTTCGTCGGTAGAGAGCTCGTTCGAATCCTCAGCACGAAAGCCGATGTGCTGGTTGCTGACCTACTGCGTTACGGCGCACCGGACTGGTTGACTCGAGATGATGCGAACTTCAGCTTCTCCCGGGTCGACATCCGCGATGCGGCGGCCACCCGAGCTCTGATCGAGGATTTCCAGCCGGACGTCATCGTCCACCTGGCGGCCATTCACTACATCCCAGAGTGCGACGCCGACCCGGCGAACGCCGTGACCACCAATGTCACCGGAACCGTGAATGTGTTGGCGGGCTGCCCATCTGGTGTGCGGTTCGTCTTCGCCAGCAGCGGCGCGGTGTACGAGCCCGACGAGGCGCCTCACCGCGAGTTCGAGTCGGCACTCAACCCCGCCGACATCTACGGCATCACCAAGCTGCACGGCGAACACTATGTGCGCGCTTTTGCCGCTGACCGCGGCGTGACCGCCTCGATCGTTCGACTCTTCAACGTGATCGGGCCGGGTGAGACCAACCCGCATCTGCTGCCGGCCATTGTTGCTCAGCTTCGCGAAGGACCGAGTTCGATCAACCTCGGAAACACCTGGCCCAAGCGTGATTACATCGACGTTCTGGATGCCGCCAACGGCTTCGCTGCCGTCGCTCTCGGAAGAAATTCCGAGGGCGTCGACTGTGAAACCGTCAACCTCGGTAGCGGTCAACAGTATTCGGTCGACGATATCCTGACCCGGATGCGGTCGGTTTTGGGGCTTCATTTCGAGGTCCGCCAGGATCCGGCCCGCATGCGCGCCGTCGACCGCCCGTTCCTTGGTGCCGATATCTCGCACATCGGTGAGGTGTTCGGTTGGCAGCCCATGCACGAGCTGGACGAGACCCTGAAACGCACGTGGGCGAACCCCGAGTTCCTGCCGGATTTGCAGGGGCGCCTGACCTGA
- a CDS encoding VanZ family protein, with protein sequence MTLTSALPWFLPGLAATTAIALAVAGRVARRLHTATWIAFLLVMSVGIVLAATIPPDGGGFSHDPSAPGECDFGRIGLAPFSHYVRLGETSLNAALFVPLGLALGLQSRPKAATGVFVAALGIPLAIEAAQWLVPMLGRGCQSQDVVDNLVGLGIGAALGVSASVVRVIWVRRSSFRGGRRGGPRRLQ encoded by the coding sequence TTGACGCTTACGAGCGCCCTCCCCTGGTTCCTGCCAGGGTTGGCGGCCACGACCGCGATCGCACTCGCGGTCGCCGGCCGCGTCGCACGGCGCTTGCACACCGCGACCTGGATCGCATTCCTCCTTGTCATGAGCGTGGGTATCGTGCTGGCCGCAACGATCCCACCCGACGGAGGCGGCTTCAGCCACGACCCGTCGGCACCAGGCGAGTGCGATTTCGGACGCATCGGGCTGGCGCCGTTCTCCCACTATGTCCGGTTGGGCGAGACAAGTCTCAACGCCGCCCTGTTCGTACCGCTAGGCCTGGCACTGGGATTGCAAAGTCGGCCCAAGGCCGCTACCGGGGTGTTTGTAGCGGCCCTTGGCATTCCGTTGGCCATCGAAGCCGCTCAATGGCTGGTGCCGATGCTCGGTCGTGGATGCCAAAGCCAAGATGTCGTCGACAATCTCGTCGGGCTCGGCATCGGTGCGGCGCTGGGCGTATCGGCCTCAGTGGTTCGAGTGATCTGGGTCCGCAGATCTAGTTTTCGCGGTGGCCGACGAGGCGGTCCGAGACGCCTTCAATGA
- a CDS encoding phytanoyl-CoA dioxygenase family protein: MQPEITDAGPSISARPNDDDVAFYQEHGWWISPKVLSEEFLDAAADAAERFYRGRDRTLPFEDGYSNWTEDDGFDVVRNNEFVSLQSDDLRAVVCQPVLGAMAARLAGTDGIRLLDDQLVYKPPTAPGSTTSVVGWHADHAYWGTCSSDRLLTAWVPFHDVDEENGTLAVLDGSHRWPGTRHARFFNNVDLDALEERFAAEGHTVTRVPLRLRKGQVSFHHGWTLHASFPNTSAGVRLALAVHLQDADNRYVAARTPDGRPIQIFDELLCRTQPNGEPDFTDPDVFPTIWAKS; this comes from the coding sequence ATGCAACCCGAAATAACTGATGCAGGACCGTCCATCTCGGCGCGACCGAACGACGACGATGTCGCGTTTTACCAGGAGCACGGCTGGTGGATCAGTCCGAAGGTTTTGTCCGAGGAATTCCTCGACGCTGCGGCTGATGCTGCCGAACGCTTCTATCGCGGGCGGGATCGCACCCTGCCGTTCGAGGACGGGTACAGCAACTGGACCGAGGACGACGGGTTCGACGTTGTCCGCAACAACGAGTTCGTGTCATTGCAAAGCGACGATCTGCGCGCCGTGGTCTGCCAGCCGGTGCTCGGCGCGATGGCCGCCAGGCTTGCCGGCACCGACGGCATCCGGCTCCTCGACGACCAACTCGTCTACAAGCCACCGACAGCGCCTGGGTCGACGACTTCCGTCGTCGGTTGGCACGCAGACCACGCATACTGGGGCACGTGTAGCTCCGACCGCCTTCTTACCGCGTGGGTCCCGTTCCACGACGTCGATGAGGAGAACGGGACGCTCGCCGTGCTTGATGGCAGTCACCGTTGGCCCGGCACCCGACATGCCCGGTTCTTCAACAACGTCGACCTCGATGCCCTGGAGGAGCGGTTCGCAGCGGAGGGACACACCGTCACCCGGGTTCCCTTGCGACTACGCAAGGGACAAGTCAGCTTTCACCATGGATGGACGTTGCACGCGAGCTTCCCCAACACCTCGGCCGGGGTTCGGCTAGCGCTGGCGGTGCATCTTCAGGATGCCGATAACCGATATGTTGCAGCGCGTACACCCGACGGCCGACCGATCCAGATATTCGACGAATTACTCTGCCGCACACAGCCGAATGGCGAGCCCGACTTCACCGATCCCGACGTGTTTCCCACCATCTGGGCCAAATCCTGA
- a CDS encoding GNAT family N-acetyltransferase, translating into MTAPSVQLIAPTDERWVSTLAKVPHDVYTTPAYLSAEALRLQAQPVGYLVDEGDRLFLLPLLLREICEGEGSTRDAISPYGYPGIVLNDDGASAEDFADSCLTVCLDVLRDANVCAAFVRLHPLLNESLSNQLTRHPVTENGLTVSIDLTLPADRAWAAMTRGHRNAINRANRAGLRVEISPAAQCFDEFVTIYADTMQRLGAAETYHYSPDYLARLSAMNEAFVGVAYSGDTVAGTYLFFESPGIVQMHLGGPRTEFRNPSPSHLMIHEIAQWARNRGNSLLHLGGGLGAASDDSLFGFKAGFSHCRHPFRTLRLVADQKRYDTLTQERALHLGTSTEELCSSGFFPAYRATPAPGV; encoded by the coding sequence ATGACAGCTCCTTCCGTTCAGCTCATCGCCCCCACCGACGAGCGGTGGGTGTCCACGCTCGCGAAGGTGCCGCACGATGTGTACACCACGCCGGCCTACCTGAGTGCGGAAGCGCTTCGCCTGCAGGCACAGCCAGTGGGCTACCTGGTCGACGAAGGCGACCGGCTATTCCTGCTCCCCCTCCTTCTTCGGGAGATTTGTGAAGGCGAGGGGTCGACGAGAGACGCGATTTCGCCCTACGGCTACCCGGGCATCGTTCTCAACGACGACGGGGCATCGGCCGAGGATTTTGCGGACAGCTGCCTCACGGTCTGCCTCGACGTACTCCGTGATGCGAATGTGTGTGCAGCGTTTGTCCGCTTGCATCCACTGTTGAACGAGTCGTTGAGCAATCAGCTCACCCGACACCCGGTGACCGAAAACGGCCTCACGGTGTCGATCGATCTCACACTTCCGGCCGACCGTGCATGGGCCGCAATGACCAGGGGGCACAGAAACGCCATCAACCGTGCCAACCGGGCGGGTTTGCGTGTCGAGATCTCTCCGGCCGCCCAGTGTTTCGACGAGTTCGTGACGATCTACGCAGACACCATGCAGCGCCTCGGCGCTGCAGAGACGTACCACTACAGTCCGGATTACCTGGCCCGGCTCTCCGCGATGAACGAGGCGTTCGTGGGAGTGGCTTACTCCGGCGACACGGTGGCCGGCACGTATCTGTTCTTCGAGAGCCCCGGTATCGTCCAGATGCATCTCGGCGGCCCCCGCACCGAATTCCGCAATCCGTCGCCGTCACATCTGATGATCCACGAAATAGCGCAGTGGGCCCGGAATCGGGGGAACTCATTGCTTCATCTCGGTGGAGGACTCGGTGCCGCTTCAGATGACTCATTGTTCGGCTTCAAAGCCGGCTTCTCGCACTGCCGGCACCCCTTTCGGACGTTGCGGCTGGTCGCCGACCAAAAGCGGTATGACACCCTGACCCAGGAACGAGCCCTCCATCTAGGTACGTCAACCGAGGAGCTCTGCAGCTCGGGGTTCTTCCCCGCCTACCGCGCCACGCCGGCTCCGGGCGTCTGA
- a CDS encoding HAD family hydrolase — protein sequence MVLDVDDTVYLERDYVRSGFAAVGVWAREHLGVEGFGDRCWAAFEAELRRTIFDDVLADDCIEATPELVAQLVEVYRSHDPIIRLLTDVRRWLDRSAPKVDLAVVTDGPLNSQRAKVKSLLLHRWVGLFVFTDSLGPGHGKPHPAAFERLEREAGIEGRQCAYVADNPAKDFVAPHRMGWRTVRVRRAGGLHFTTPGGDDIDAEIESFDDLDQALGIGFRGPHRVERQGRDQTPGAGVAR from the coding sequence GTGGTGCTCGACGTCGATGACACGGTTTACCTCGAACGCGACTACGTCCGTAGCGGTTTCGCAGCGGTCGGCGTGTGGGCCCGTGAGCACTTGGGGGTCGAGGGCTTCGGAGATCGGTGCTGGGCGGCATTCGAGGCAGAACTTCGTCGCACGATATTCGATGATGTTCTTGCTGACGACTGCATTGAGGCCACCCCGGAGCTCGTGGCGCAGCTCGTGGAGGTCTACCGATCGCATGATCCGATCATCAGGCTGCTGACCGACGTCCGACGCTGGCTCGACCGGTCGGCGCCGAAGGTGGATCTCGCGGTCGTCACCGATGGCCCGCTCAACAGCCAGCGAGCCAAGGTCAAGTCGCTGCTGCTGCATCGATGGGTCGGACTGTTCGTCTTCACCGATTCGCTGGGGCCCGGGCATGGGAAACCGCATCCAGCAGCGTTCGAACGGCTGGAGCGCGAGGCGGGGATCGAAGGCCGTCAATGCGCTTATGTTGCGGACAACCCGGCCAAGGATTTTGTGGCGCCTCACCGGATGGGGTGGCGGACGGTCCGTGTGCGTCGCGCGGGCGGTCTGCATTTCACCACCCCCGGTGGTGACGACATCGACGCGGAAATCGAAAGTTTCGACGATCTGGACCAGGCCCTCGGCATCGGCTTTCGTGGGCCTCATCGAGTCGAACGCCAAGGACGCGATCAGACGCCCGGAGCCGGCGTGGCGCGGTAG
- a CDS encoding ATP-grasp domain-containing protein: MARRAGRAALREPVGEVGGRKRLLSRISRRALPSAVNALQPQGTSQRTSARPVTVLVSSAGRRVELVRGFRRAIASLGVGGLVVASDASWYSSAFHEADEGIIVPLLDAPDFVPALLEACEKWEVDLLVPTIDTEMATLAEIRQQFTDIGTTVLMPGSDVVRIAADKQLTHDWLVANGFPTVRQSIPAAVLADPAVWSFPLVTKPRFGSAGVGVAMPADAGELAAELGRPGRRETVVQSLARGHEYTIDVLADRSGRAVCAVPRRRIEVRAGEVSKGVTVRSHRLQDLAGEICSALPGAFGAINIQVFVDGDPDDPTAEMAVIEINARYGGGFPLALEAGADFPRWQLEDHLGLPSTAAADAWRDGLVMLRYDAAVFVDEAQNPVVRGTS, translated from the coding sequence ATGGCGCGTCGTGCTGGACGAGCAGCGTTACGCGAACCTGTCGGGGAGGTCGGGGGACGCAAGCGACTTCTTTCCCGCATATCGCGCCGAGCACTGCCCAGCGCTGTGAATGCACTCCAGCCGCAGGGGACATCGCAACGAACATCAGCCCGCCCGGTCACAGTTCTGGTGTCATCAGCCGGCCGACGGGTGGAGTTGGTGCGCGGTTTCCGCAGGGCTATCGCATCACTTGGGGTCGGTGGGCTGGTAGTGGCCAGCGACGCATCGTGGTACTCGAGCGCATTCCACGAGGCCGACGAGGGGATCATCGTGCCGCTTCTCGACGCCCCCGACTTCGTGCCCGCGCTTTTGGAGGCGTGCGAGAAGTGGGAAGTCGACTTGCTCGTCCCCACCATCGACACCGAGATGGCGACGTTGGCGGAGATCCGCCAGCAGTTCACCGACATCGGCACGACCGTGCTGATGCCTGGAAGCGATGTCGTGCGTATTGCGGCCGACAAACAGTTGACGCACGACTGGCTGGTGGCCAACGGCTTTCCGACAGTCCGGCAGTCCATCCCTGCCGCCGTGCTGGCCGACCCCGCTGTCTGGTCCTTCCCACTCGTGACCAAGCCCCGATTCGGTAGCGCCGGCGTGGGCGTCGCCATGCCGGCGGACGCCGGCGAGTTGGCTGCTGAGTTGGGTCGGCCCGGGCGGCGCGAGACGGTGGTGCAGTCCCTCGCCCGTGGGCATGAATACACCATCGACGTGCTGGCTGACCGAAGTGGCAGGGCCGTGTGCGCTGTTCCTCGTCGGCGCATCGAAGTTCGTGCTGGTGAAGTCAGCAAGGGTGTGACGGTGCGATCCCACCGACTGCAGGACCTCGCTGGCGAGATCTGTTCGGCGCTTCCCGGCGCATTCGGGGCCATCAACATCCAGGTGTTTGTTGACGGCGATCCGGACGACCCGACAGCGGAGATGGCGGTGATCGAGATCAATGCCCGCTACGGCGGCGGGTTCCCGCTGGCGCTCGAGGCGGGTGCGGACTTCCCCCGGTGGCAGCTCGAGGACCACCTCGGACTGCCTTCGACGGCGGCCGCGGATGCGTGGCGCGACGGACTGGTGATGCTTCGCTACGACGCCGCCGTCTTTGTCGACGAGGCGCAGAATCCGGTGGTGCGCGGCACTTCATGA
- a CDS encoding GNAT family N-acetyltransferase — translation MTRLPGSGGDAAPERADLIGPNDPRWRETLGSVTHDFYHLPEYCLLEADRLGGEVVAAYVNQPGVRLLIPLIRRSIPHSSAEDLVSPYGYPSLIAEFSDSGRLRSALLTAVDSLREQGFVSMFVRLHPILDFPSSVLDGVGRLVEHGQTVSIDLRQDDAQQWADMRPNYRKALRRSESAGLRAFIDGTGQHLDRFVDLYTETMHRRNAARDYFFSSEYLVGLWEQLPASMHLGVVEAGDRIVCAGLFGESRGIVQYHLSGTGEDALEFSPLKVLLDGVRRWATQRGDSVLHLGGGIGGAEDSLMQFKSGFSSQRRMFKTWRVVLDEQRYANLSGRSGDASDFFPAYRAEHCPAL, via the coding sequence ATGACGCGTTTGCCAGGATCCGGGGGCGATGCTGCACCGGAACGCGCTGATTTGATCGGGCCGAACGACCCGCGGTGGCGCGAAACTCTGGGCTCGGTTACCCACGATTTTTATCACCTCCCGGAGTACTGCCTGCTCGAGGCGGACCGGCTTGGGGGCGAGGTGGTTGCCGCTTACGTGAATCAACCTGGGGTGCGACTGTTGATTCCGCTCATTCGCCGCTCGATTCCGCACAGTTCGGCTGAAGACCTCGTGTCTCCCTACGGCTACCCGTCCCTGATTGCGGAGTTCTCCGATTCTGGCCGGCTGCGGAGCGCATTGCTGACCGCCGTGGATTCCCTGCGCGAACAAGGGTTTGTATCGATGTTCGTGCGGCTTCATCCCATCCTCGACTTCCCGTCTTCTGTCCTGGATGGGGTCGGAAGGCTTGTCGAGCATGGACAGACGGTCAGTATCGATCTGCGCCAAGATGATGCGCAACAGTGGGCTGACATGCGACCGAACTACCGCAAAGCACTCAGGCGGAGCGAAAGTGCCGGCCTTCGCGCATTCATCGACGGGACCGGTCAGCATCTCGACAGGTTCGTCGATCTGTATACCGAGACGATGCACCGCAGAAATGCAGCTCGCGATTACTTCTTCTCGAGCGAGTATCTGGTCGGGCTGTGGGAGCAACTCCCCGCCAGCATGCACCTCGGCGTGGTCGAAGCGGGCGATAGGATTGTCTGTGCAGGGTTGTTCGGAGAGTCACGTGGCATCGTGCAGTACCACCTGTCGGGAACGGGGGAGGACGCACTTGAATTCAGTCCGCTCAAAGTGCTGCTGGACGGCGTTCGACGTTGGGCGACGCAGCGCGGGGACAGCGTGTTGCATCTAGGCGGCGGGATCGGTGGCGCGGAAGACTCGCTCATGCAATTCAAGTCCGGATTCTCCAGCCAGAGACGCATGTTCAAGACATGGCGCGTCGTGCTGGACGAGCAGCGTTACGCGAACCTGTCGGGGAGGTCGGGGGACGCAAGCGACTTCTTTCCCGCATATCGCGCCGAGCACTGCCCAGCGCTGTGA
- a CDS encoding glycosyltransferase family 4 protein, whose amino-acid sequence MNSTAPRILLVASVPGHFRAFHLPWVRRLRELGCEVHGAADRISEMPECVDAFDEVHDIPFSRSPLDVRAAAVAGRTIARLIDRAEYDLVHVHTPVAAFTTRRYAHPSRARGTAMVYTAHGFHFHRSGGPVMNFIFRTVEKRAGRWTDYLVVINQDDEIAARELNIVPPEKIWYIPGVGIDLEEFSPGRISVHDVQRIRDELSLTPDDKLVTMVAELIPRKRHHDVIRAVALLNRSDIHVAFVGDGARRAEIEGLVAAHGLDESVHFLGYRRDVPALLRAATCAVLVSEFEGLPRSVMEALCLEVPVVGSDARGIRDLLADGGGIIVPIGDTKRLAGAIGEFVDNPVHSREVGAAGRRHMSRYSLPQVIALNERLYACALGVRFSSCL is encoded by the coding sequence ATGAATTCAACTGCGCCTCGAATTCTCCTGGTCGCCTCGGTGCCCGGGCACTTTCGGGCTTTTCATCTTCCGTGGGTTCGGCGCCTGCGTGAACTCGGTTGCGAAGTCCATGGCGCCGCCGACCGTATTAGCGAAATGCCCGAGTGCGTCGACGCTTTCGACGAGGTTCACGACATACCCTTCTCTCGTAGTCCGCTCGACGTCCGGGCCGCGGCCGTTGCTGGGCGCACGATCGCCCGTTTGATCGACCGGGCAGAATACGATCTAGTGCACGTGCACACCCCAGTTGCCGCCTTCACCACCCGCAGGTACGCGCATCCTTCGCGGGCGCGGGGGACCGCCATGGTGTACACGGCGCACGGTTTTCACTTCCACCGCAGCGGTGGACCGGTGATGAATTTCATCTTCCGAACAGTCGAGAAGCGCGCCGGGCGATGGACCGACTACCTGGTGGTCATCAACCAGGATGATGAAATTGCTGCGCGTGAACTGAATATCGTTCCTCCGGAAAAGATTTGGTACATTCCCGGCGTCGGGATCGATCTCGAGGAATTCTCGCCCGGACGCATTTCCGTCCACGACGTCCAGCGCATCCGTGACGAACTGAGTCTCACGCCGGACGACAAGCTCGTCACCATGGTGGCCGAGCTGATACCGCGCAAACGTCATCACGACGTCATCCGCGCCGTAGCGCTGCTCAATCGGTCCGACATCCACGTTGCGTTTGTGGGAGACGGTGCGCGGCGCGCCGAAATCGAGGGGCTGGTCGCTGCGCACGGCCTGGATGAATCCGTTCACTTCCTCGGCTATCGCCGGGACGTTCCGGCGCTTTTACGTGCGGCGACGTGCGCTGTTCTGGTCTCCGAATTCGAAGGCCTTCCGCGCAGCGTCATGGAAGCACTCTGCCTGGAAGTTCCCGTCGTGGGGTCCGATGCCCGCGGGATTCGCGATCTACTCGCTGACGGCGGCGGAATCATCGTGCCGATCGGCGACACCAAGCGGCTGGCCGGCGCTATCGGTGAATTCGTCGACAACCCCGTGCACTCGCGTGAGGTCGGCGCGGCCGGCCGCCGCCACATGTCCCGCTACAGCCTGCCCCAGGTCATCGCCCTCAACGAACGGCTCTATGCGTGCGCACTCGGAGTCCGTTTCTCTTCCTGCCTATGA
- a CDS encoding right-handed parallel beta-helix repeat-containing protein → MSTEVPSGAIDVRQFGALGDGRTDDTAALQQALDAALSSGDHSVHVPAGTYLISATLRYGDGLTLIGAGSSATVIQNATTRMNGTVMLAPSHLGVRDVRFQAFGLDQRADWYDRGGESATSPLFDVGSTVNATVEDVAFHNVRTIAIYADTPNQNPTAGLALLGNRIFESNGGGISLFGSMRGLEIHGNFITHTKDDAIALQDKGSGDYPTDARITNNTVQDCTARTGFGSTPRGILLFGADRVSVDHNSVSNVLASGIMISEGASRRATNISVTNNDVVGAGTDNDTTDVPSKGIWVIGAENVRVADNRVSGSLDGDYAVEESSNVQGP, encoded by the coding sequence GTGAGTACCGAAGTTCCGTCCGGGGCCATCGATGTCCGCCAGTTCGGTGCTCTCGGAGACGGTCGCACCGACGACACGGCTGCGCTGCAGCAGGCCCTCGACGCGGCGCTCAGCAGTGGCGATCATTCTGTCCATGTGCCCGCCGGTACGTACCTCATTTCCGCGACGCTGCGATACGGAGACGGTCTCACCCTGATTGGAGCCGGCTCGTCCGCCACGGTGATCCAGAATGCCACGACGCGCATGAACGGGACGGTGATGCTCGCCCCAAGTCACCTGGGTGTGCGTGACGTCCGATTCCAGGCTTTTGGCCTCGATCAGCGCGCTGATTGGTATGACCGCGGTGGGGAGAGCGCCACGAGTCCGCTCTTCGACGTGGGTTCCACCGTGAACGCCACAGTCGAAGACGTTGCGTTCCACAATGTTCGGACGATCGCCATATATGCCGACACGCCCAACCAGAACCCGACTGCTGGGTTGGCTCTGTTGGGAAACCGCATATTCGAATCGAATGGCGGGGGTATCTCGCTGTTTGGTTCCATGCGCGGCCTCGAGATCCATGGCAACTTCATAACGCACACCAAAGACGATGCAATAGCGCTGCAAGACAAGGGTTCCGGTGACTATCCAACGGATGCACGCATAACCAACAACACTGTCCAGGACTGCACTGCGCGAACTGGCTTCGGCTCGACGCCGCGCGGCATACTCTTGTTTGGTGCGGACCGCGTTTCCGTTGACCACAACTCGGTTTCCAACGTGCTGGCCAGTGGAATCATGATCAGTGAAGGCGCCAGTCGTCGTGCCACCAACATCAGCGTGACCAATAACGACGTCGTGGGGGCAGGCACCGACAACGACACCACCGATGTACCGTCAAAGGGCATCTGGGTTATCGGGGCAGAAAACGTGCGCGTGGCTGACAATCGGGTGAGTGGAAGTTTAGACGGGGACTATGCGGTGGAAGAATCGTCGAACGTCCAAGGCCCTTAG
- a CDS encoding Wzz/FepE/Etk N-terminal domain-containing protein: protein MSTIAATNNLQEPWFTLRRHRLLILLTTILVAAVSYVTANLQPPRYEASADILFEIPVTEPLFLPADAAGGDPVRTLQTEIQLVSSEAVEDAVRRSLHVEDAPEVAVEPVGQSDVIRIIAADRVPANAAAIANAYAASYIEVRKDVATDARGAAERALEAEIAEVGRQIAAINQRIEAAPTDVTSLVQERDALVSQGSTLSIRLREVRIEAAAATGRARVVATATAPASPVAPKPLIAAAVGVAFGLLFGAALAVAIERRNDRRRRAELAFSMGQAADDQERTPAFNEPAGTYPIESLDRARRD from the coding sequence ATGTCCACCATTGCCGCTACCAACAATTTGCAGGAGCCGTGGTTCACGCTGCGGCGGCACAGACTTCTGATCTTGCTGACGACGATCCTCGTAGCTGCGGTTTCGTACGTGACAGCGAACCTGCAGCCGCCCCGTTATGAGGCCTCTGCCGACATTCTGTTCGAAATCCCGGTTACGGAGCCGCTATTCCTGCCGGCTGACGCCGCCGGCGGTGACCCGGTGCGTACTCTGCAGACGGAGATCCAGCTTGTGAGTAGTGAGGCCGTAGAGGATGCGGTTCGTCGCAGCCTGCACGTTGAGGACGCCCCGGAGGTGGCTGTCGAACCTGTCGGTCAATCTGACGTCATCCGGATCATCGCCGCAGACCGGGTGCCCGCCAACGCTGCCGCCATTGCCAACGCATACGCCGCCTCATACATCGAAGTCCGCAAGGACGTTGCCACAGATGCCAGGGGCGCGGCAGAGCGGGCGTTGGAGGCGGAGATAGCCGAGGTCGGTCGGCAGATCGCGGCCATCAATCAACGAATCGAAGCCGCCCCGACTGACGTGACCAGCCTGGTCCAGGAGCGTGATGCTCTGGTTTCCCAGGGGTCGACACTGTCCATCCGTCTCCGGGAGGTGCGGATCGAGGCGGCAGCCGCCACCGGGCGGGCGCGTGTCGTGGCGACGGCGACGGCGCCGGCATCTCCGGTGGCACCCAAACCGCTGATCGCCGCGGCTGTTGGCGTCGCATTCGGACTGCTGTTCGGCGCAGCGCTGGCGGTCGCAATCGAGCGCCGGAATGATCGCCGCCGGCGGGCGGAGCTGGCATTCTCGATGGGGCAGGCTGCGGACGATCAGGAACGGACTCCTGCATTCAACGAACCCGCCGGCACCTATCCGATCGAGTCTCTCGACAGGGCACGCCGTGATTAG
- a CDS encoding glycosyltransferase family 2 protein produces the protein MLRPLPDAREHPADIAPRQTDITVITLLWRNERYAGAFLRTLEAAAVAAGMCVELVAVENGPDGRSASQELERAAPAAEHVAVRLFRESDNLGFAGGMNRGCALACGEVLVVANLDLEFNRDFFIEMKATAAALAKPAFLVPSVASPSADAQSADMGPQRRDWLLRPAELAAMPSAGEKVPSANGSCIIFGRALYAKRYAEVGGVFDPEYHSYYEDLDLFWWAERRGIPAWWMPNIKVLHHQGGSFDGKFRFRDRSPEVRTSVMANYRLTVWRHASRPSEVLGWLAGEAGYLAMCVRYAGPAGLGDYLRSWRLSRERIHAMTARRGAWR, from the coding sequence GTGCTGAGGCCTCTGCCGGATGCGCGTGAGCACCCGGCCGACATCGCCCCCCGTCAGACCGACATCACGGTGATCACGCTGCTTTGGCGCAACGAGCGGTACGCAGGAGCCTTTTTGCGAACGCTGGAAGCGGCGGCTGTTGCGGCGGGAATGTGCGTCGAGCTGGTGGCCGTGGAGAACGGTCCGGATGGCCGGTCGGCCAGCCAGGAGCTGGAACGCGCCGCGCCCGCGGCTGAGCACGTCGCGGTTCGGCTCTTCCGTGAGTCGGACAATCTCGGTTTCGCCGGCGGCATGAACCGAGGTTGCGCGCTTGCCTGCGGCGAGGTCTTGGTTGTCGCCAATCTGGACCTCGAATTCAACCGCGACTTCTTCATCGAGATGAAGGCCACGGCCGCAGCTCTCGCTAAGCCCGCGTTCCTCGTTCCGTCGGTTGCATCGCCGTCAGCGGATGCCCAGAGCGCTGATATGGGCCCCCAACGCCGGGACTGGCTGCTCCGGCCCGCGGAACTGGCTGCGATGCCGTCGGCCGGCGAGAAAGTTCCGTCGGCGAACGGCAGCTGCATCATCTTCGGACGGGCACTTTACGCCAAACGCTACGCCGAAGTAGGCGGCGTCTTCGACCCCGAATACCACTCGTATTACGAGGATCTCGACTTGTTCTGGTGGGCGGAGCGACGTGGCATTCCGGCCTGGTGGATGCCGAACATCAAAGTTCTTCACCACCAAGGTGGTTCGTTCGACGGAAAGTTCAGATTCCGGGATCGTTCACCGGAGGTGCGGACCAGCGTGATGGCGAACTACCGCCTGACCGTGTGGCGACATGCGTCGCGCCCATCGGAAGTCCTCGGTTGGCTGGCCGGAGAGGCAGGCTACCTCGCGATGTGCGTGCGGTACGCAGGACCGGCGGGGCTGGGCGACTACCTGCGGTCGTGGCGCCTGTCCCGTGAACGGATCCACGCCATGACGGCGAGACGAGGGGCGTGGCGATGA